The following nucleotide sequence is from Aquarana catesbeiana isolate 2022-GZ linkage group LG08, ASM4218655v1, whole genome shotgun sequence.
ctggtaagcatctattgttgctggaaaaatctattgttgctgattgggaatctattgttgctgtgaaGGATCtactgttcctggggggggggggggtattgttacTGGGAAACCTAATGTTTCTGGGGGGGGAGTATCAttgctggggaggatctattgttactggggggagctctattgttgctgggggaagagATTGTTGCTGGGAaatctattgttactggtggggggatctattgttgccgaGAGAGGCTATTGTTGCTgagaaggatctattgttgctggaaaaaTCTATTGTTGCCGattgggaatctattgttgctgggggtaagAAATTATTttgttgctgggaaggatctaTTGTTCCTAGGAAATCTAATGTTTCTGGGGGGGAAGTATCAttgctggggaggatctattgttactgggggtctatggttgctgggAAATCTATGGTtcttgggggtggggtggggaatAGAGagcgaaagaaaaagaaaaaggaaagggtgCAAGCTTCGGAGAATACTACAGAAAAGTTGAAGGCAAGGACTGGGTCAGAGTTCCAGTAGAATTTTATTACATGTTTAGTTCCTGGATAACACATCTAAATGATAAATAGACAATTTCCTAATTCACCTCAAATTGTGTGGAGTTCTCTGTATCTGATACTTTCCCAGCGACGTGCCAAGTTGGCCGATTTAACCGATGAGCACCACGTGGACTCGCCTATCTCCACCACAGTTTTCCAGTCCTATTTCATTTCCGCCTTAGTGCCAGGAAATTTCGTGGAGCCTCTGACGTTTTCCCAGCTTCCCTTCCTCTGAGAAGCACTTGCCAGATTCTGAGCAGGACTGATTCCTCCGATGTTTGTTCAACTGAGCGATCGAAGTAAATCGCCTCCCGCACTGAGGGCACGAGAAAGGCTTTTCCCCGGTGTGAGTCCTCTGGTGGTCGAGGAGGTGAGAGCGGCTCGTGTACCGTTTCCCACATTCTGCGCAGGAGAGGGTGCGTTCTCCGGTATGGGCCTTCCTCTGGTGCTTGTCGAGATCGGACTTCCACGTGAAACACTCCCCACATTCTGGACACGAGAGCGACTTCCTTCCAGTGTGCACCTTCTGGTGTTTCAGAAGGACGGTCTTCCAAGAGAAACTCTTCCCGCACTCCAGACACGAGaagggcttctcccctgtgtggacTCTCTGATGCTGAACGAGCTCCGACTTCCACGTGTAACTTTTGCCGCACACTGAGCAGGGATGCGGTTTGGCATCCGAGTGGCTTTTATAATGGCGGTGAAGGCCGCGCTTatctgcaaaacatttcccgcactctccACATGTATAAGGCTTCTCCATGGAGTGAGTACTCCGATGCGTAACAAGCTCCGATTCCCACATAAAGCATTTCCCGCAATCCGTGCAGGGAAACTGTTTCTCTGCTAAGTGAGTTCTGTGATGCATAACGAGCTCCGACTCGTATCTAAAACAATTTCCGCACTCGGGACATGAAAACGGCTTCTCCGCCACGTGACGTTTACGATGTATTTTAAGAGCTGAATTCTGTGAAAAACCTTTACCGCACTCGGGACAAAAAAAATTCTTAACGCTTTGATGAGTTCCGTTACGCCTGTCCATGTCTGAGTGATAAGCTTCCTCAGCATAGCACAGGTTAGGCAACACATATGAAAGTCCTTGGTGGACATCTGGGGTCACCAGCTTTTCTGATGGAGTATCTCGAATGATGGTCTGAGCTTCTGTGTCATATTTCGGGAATAAATCCAGAAGATCCTCTGAGGTCACTTCCCTGACTGTGACACCTGTTGGAAGAGAAAGCATGATTACACAAATCTGTAGGGAACCTTTCATACTAATAACTCTGGGGTGCCCTCCAGAAATACTCAAGGGGTAACTATGCTTCAGAAGTGTAAGAGAAAGTTAAGTGGACAATATTGTTAGCACCTGAGACCCTAGAAAAGTCAGAAATTTGATGGCCTCTAAAAGCCAGTTCAGCAGAACACAGGCACTGAATATGGTACACAGCTATCCATGAGGCACCTAACATGGCTCAGCGTTATCTTTGTGGCACCTGACATGGCTCAGAGTTGTCCATGTGGCACCTGATTAGATCTGCAGTTGTCCACGAGGCACCGGACATGGCTTACAGTTGTCCATGTGGCACCTGATATGGCCCACAGTTCCTTAAGTGGCACATGATATGGCTCACAGTTATGCATGTAGCACATAATTTGACCCACATTTCTTTATGCAGAACCTGATATGACTCACAATTGTCCATGTGGCACCTGATATGGACTAAAATTGTCCATGTGGCACCTGATAAGACCTATAGTTTTCCAAGAAGCACTTGGCATAGCTCATAGTTGTCTATGTGGCACCTGATATGGCCTACAGTTGTCCATGCAGCAACTGATAAGACCTACAGTTGGCCAAGAAGAATCTGACATGGCCCATAGTTGTGTATGTGGCACCTAATATGGCCTACAGTTGATCACGTGGCACCTGATATGGCCTACAGTTGGCAATGTGGCACCTGATATGGCCAACAGTTGACAATGTGGCACCTGATATGGCCTACAGTTGACAATGTGGCACCTGACATGGCCTACAGTTGACCATGTGGCACCTAAATAGACCTACAGTTGTCCAAGAAGCACCTGCCATTGGTCACAGTTGTCCATGTGGCACCAGATATGGCCTACAATTGACCATGTGGCACCCGATATGGCCTATAGTTGACCATGTGGCACCTTATATGGCTCATAGTTTTTTATGCAGTGCCTGATATGGCTCAGAGTTGTTCATGTGGTACCTTATATGGCCTACAGTTGTCCACAAAGCACCTGACATGGCTCACAGTTGCCCATGTGGCACTTGATATGGCCTACACTTGACCATGTGCCACCTGATATGGATTAAAACTCCTTGCAGAACCTGATAAGATCTACAGTTGTCTACAAGGCACCTAATACGGCTAACAGTTGTCCATGTGGCACCTGATATGACCCACAATTCTTTATGTAGGACCTGATATGGCTCACAGATCTCCATGTGGCACCTGATATGCCACTTATTCTTGCATGTGGCATCTGATATGGCCTACAGCTGTCCATGTGGCACATATGAACCTCCGTTCTTTATGCAGCACCTGATATGGCCTACAGTTGTCCATGTGGCACCTAATATGGCCCACAGTTCATTAGATGGCACCTGATGTGGTTCAAAGTTATCCACATGGCACCTAATATGACCCACAATTCCTTTATATAGCACCTGATATGGCTCACAGATCTCCATGTGGCACCAGATTTGGCTCTAGCTGCTCAAGCTGGCAGAGGCACAGGTTGTGATACTTACCTAATTCTTTGCTCCAGCAGGCTTCAACCTGCTGGTCCCCTGAAACCTCTTCTCTAAGGTGGTTCACCAAAGGTTAGACTCTGACATCATCACGCACAATGCAGGACCATTAGTCTTGCATTGTACGTAAGGTTGATGATGGATAGAAGATCAGAGCGCctggagtgaggaataaggtaagtattactgCTTAGTCCTCTACCCCTAGGCTTCACAAGTATTTACCCCTTACGGTGCCAGGGGCCCCACAACAAAGACTACTTAGCAGCAGATAAGGCTGACCAAAAACACGAAAGCCAAACTGAATGTGTTCTGCCATGGCAGAGCAGGGTCTGAAGTGCTACAGACTAAAAAAGGAGGAAGTGGTAATCTTTTCCGTATTTAGTGTCTATTGCTCACCTTTCTGGAACTCTGGGGGAACTTCCTTCCTCTGTTTATGTGGCCAACCACTCATTG
It contains:
- the LOC141104595 gene encoding uncharacterized protein — protein: MRMAKDPSHMTERILDLTLQIIYQLTGESFPPVKSNDHVSITVPLPHLLKPEINTKKVLEVAKKIIDLLTGEVPIRCQDVAVYFSMEEWEYLEGHKDHYKDVMMENQPPLTSPDGLSNGNPPEICPSPLYSRDSTQEGHTISPTVREDIKEEEEEEVGVIEEFSEGHKHPFKEVMVEPFSDTNPLERCPCSLYSRDATQEDHTIPHHHQDGILIDIKVEDSHVEDETYSMSGWPHKQRKEVPPEFQKGVTVREVTSEDLLDLFPKYDTEAQTIIRDTPSEKLVTPDVHQGLSYVLPNLCYAEEAYHSDMDRRNGTHQSVKNFFCPECGKGFSQNSALKIHRKRHVAEKPFSCPECGNCFRYESELVMHHRTHLAEKQFPCTDCGKCFMWESELVTHRSTHSMEKPYTCGECGKCFADKRGLHRHYKSHSDAKPHPCSVCGKSYTWKSELVQHQRVHTGEKPFSCLECGKSFSWKTVLLKHQKVHTGRKSLSCPECGECFTWKSDLDKHQRKAHTGERTLSCAECGKRYTSRSHLLDHQRTHTGEKPFSCPQCGRRFTSIAQLNKHRRNQSCSESGKCFSEEGKLGKRQRLHEISWH